In Podospora pseudocomata strain CBS 415.72m chromosome 4, whole genome shotgun sequence, the genomic stretch AATCTTTGCAGAAAACCTTTTGGAACAACCATCGAAACACCAGGAGCGATCTGGCTACCACATACTGTAAGTTTCACATACAAGCAACGCACCTTCGTATCTCCGATGGCTGACGCTGAACACCCCCAAGACTCTGCGGTGCCGTGGAGCCAGCAGCACTCGAACATGTCCCAACTGATCTGTACTACCTTCCCTTTTCTCTACCTCGCTGGCAAAGGATCACCAAGGCCTTCCATCTCCATGATGAAATCTGCAGGGCCTTCACCAAGAGCCACGAAGGCGGCTGCGCGACCTACCTCATGCACGGCTACTCACTCCGGATGTACACCTCAGCCATGTCATGGGATCACCAGAGCTGGACCTCGGCGGATAGCCTCGCAATTTCATCCACCTATATTGAAGCTTCGAAGCTTACTGTCGCGGTCATATTCGGATGTTCAGAACAGCAAATGGCCAGGGTTGACGAGCTGCTTGCATCATGTCCGGAGGTCAAGTCACATCCCCTGCTTACGGTCGGGATATTTGCGGAACTCCACAAGGATAGGATGCAGGAGATTGTCAAGAAGGCGATTTATGAGTGCACTGCAGCTATTACAGATCTGAAGCTGGATCGTGATGCGCCTCCGTTGGTGAAGCGAGACTTCAAGCTGAACAGGAAGCTGAGAAACTGGCggctgaagatgaagatggcggaggaggaggtcagaACTACCAAGGGTTTGCTCCAGAAGATGATAACacaggttgaggaggaggagcagctgcAATCCTTCCAATACGACGGCGAGTTTGCCACGAGCACGCGGAGATTTAAGCAACGGTTTATGGAGATTGAGATTGAGTTGGACGCCTTGATGGCTAGGTGCCGGATGATGTTTGACGACATGACTTATtccgaggagctggtgagTCTTTTCGATCGTATCTTCCGATTGTTTCTTGCCCACATGGGGGCTGAAGTTGCCTTCAGTTTATGAATGAGCTCCTCAGTGATGATGCCGAGCGAGCAAGGGACCAAGCAAAGATTAGTACGGTCATAGCCTTTGTTGCTATGCTGTATCTTCCAATAACAGCTGTGGCGGTAAGAGGTCTTCCTGATAGTAATCTTGGGCTTAGTGCTGATGCGTCTCGTCAAGACAATTTCGCTATGCCGGTTTTCGATTTCCAAAACGACTGGAGAGATATCTACTTCCGAAAGGCAGAGACTGAGGAAGTTTCCGATCAACCGCCAGTCCTATCTTCATACTTCTGGGTGTACCTAATTGTGTCTGTTGTCCTTACCGGATTCACAGTGTTCGGTTGGTGGCATTACGCAAGAGGTACGAGCAAAGCGCACAACCGGAGAAAAGCTTTGAAGCGCATGCGGCGAGCACATACGACCACGGGAGAGGGTGGAACAACTCATGAATCTCGAGGGCGTTTCTTGGGGCTATGGGATCGACCACAAGGAAAGTGTTTGACAATCAAGACAAGTTCGGGATATGGAGGGAAACACAATCGCCCACTTCCTTTTATTGACTTGTGGAGTCTGACCTCTTACCAGACAAATGTCTCCGGAGAATCGAACCCAAAGAACCTGAAGTCGGGGTGAACAGAATTCGGGCCCAATTGTTCTGGGCCGGGGGGTTTTGCTGGACAAATTCTTCCGGTTTAGCGTTGCAAAATGATTGTCTCTGATTGGCACACGTTGGGTTGCAGCCCTGATAAAGTGGAGGACCGGAGCTTGACCACGTCACACATAATGCCAAGCCAACCCCATCAGGGGTAGCGGCGGTGAGGATGGCCCGATAAACACAACAGCAGCGAGCAAACAGCATGACAAAGAATATCTGAATTCAACACACCCTCAACTCACATTGCGATTCCTCTTCCAGTGTTACCCCATGAACTCCCAGGACGTATAGCCCAAAGTCACATACTATTCCTCCTTGTGACACCATGCCCTCGttcacctcctcatcctctcgaTCGTCcaagaaaaacaacaccccACCGCCAGCGAATTTACTCCCAAAGGCCCACTCCCgcccccacccaccaccaccctcatcacGACGCGCTCACTCTCCGCGTCCTCCTTCTGCAAGTGTCACCACGTCAGGGACATCCTTGGTCAAGCAAAAACCGCCCAAGCAAGTCTCTCGTGGGCTGAGTGGACTGACGGCGACCATCACCTCCCGCACTGATCAAGTGCTCACCCATGTCAACGAGCAAGTGACACAGATTCGTGAGGAGCAACAGAATGGCACGTCACAATGGGTTGCCGGCGAGCTGGATCGAACTTCGCACTGGGTGCAGGGCGAGCTTACCAGGACAAATGACTGGGTTAGTCAACTGAGggaagagcagcaaaagGAGGCGAGTCTATGGCTCGAGCAGGAACTCGAGAAGGCACCAAAGGTCGCGATGGAAAGTGCTAAGAATACGTATCTTGGTTGGCTTTCAGGGGATGAGGGGATTGTCACGGCGGCGCTGGCCTGGATTCCTGTTGCTTTTGTTGCGGGGGAGACAGTGAGGGTTGGGATTGAGGTTGGGAAGGTTGTGTATGACCTGGTTCAGGGAACCTCTTCGAATGGGCAAAGGAGGAGAATTCAGGGGGCGTGACGAGGTCATTTACCATGGGGCAGACACTAGGGGGCATCAATGGGCGTTCTTTTGGGTTTTATTTCTTGGGTTTGCTTGAGGTGTTTGATGGCAGCATTTATTGAGCGACATGTATATTTCCGGTTAACAAAACAGGTTAAATAAACAATCGACAGGTTTATAACACCGGTCCAAGAAACGAATCGCCTTTATATTGGTTGTCAAAAAGATACCTACCTTATGCCATGAGTACGCCGAAGGAGTCCGCCCACCATGCCCATCACCTCGAAAGTCAAGATACCGGTAGCTAATCGTTGCCTAATAATTGCCAACTATTAGaacaccgcctcctcgcctGGATACCTATGCAACCGACAAGTGATAAAGAGATACAATGATACTTGACGTTATTATATGTTCTCAAGTCACCACTATGTAGGTGTATCCGTCTGATGACTGCTTGTTTTCAACACCTCATACATACCTACGTCGTGAGAGCGTTCCGACAATCGCGAGTTCCTGATACGCCCGTATGTTTTGTATATGACGTTGACTGACTTCCATTGTTGTTTGGCTGAAGTAGGTATTTTTACGAGCTTGATACATTGTCCGCCCAAGGATCAGTCGACAATTAAGTGTCGGTTTATGTTATTGTATCATACCTGCCAGTTCTATTTCAGAGATAGATAAGGGAAATATTGCGGTGCCTATGAAATGTAATGCAAAAGTTTGGATGTTGGGTCTTCGGTTGCTTTCCCAAAAACCCGGAGTCAACAGAAGCCACGGAAGCCTGATCTCCTGTAGTGTGACACAAAACCACTTCCGGCCTGCCATGCATATTGGTGTGACATGAGGGTCATTTGATGTGGCTTCGAAGCCTTGATTGAGCTTGGTATGTCTCGAGTCTGCGCAGCCTGACTCACTGCGAAACCTTCGAAATCTGCAGTTCAGTTCCTACCGCGTTACGCGACACCTTACCTCACTGCGTGCATTAGCATAGGCATTACAAAATGACCGGTCAGGAGATCTGAGGCTAGGTACTCTTTGGTCACCTGAGGTATACATCATCTTAAGGTACTTCCCTGTCGCATGTACTTGAGGCAGGCTGTCTTGCTGAAAACTGTCGGTCGCAGGCCTGGTAGACAGGTGTCGAGGATAAATTAGGCACCTGTTAATGTACCAATTTAGGCTAGATAGATAAGAAGGTATTATTCTACCTCTCACCTCTGCCTTCACTTTGGAGTTGTGGTTAGTTGATAGAGCTTCGCCAAAGCTTCGACATCCATTCCGTGAATTTCTGCCAGCAATGCCCCAGGTTGTTGGTACCTACCAACCTAAACATAACATTCTATACATCACAGAGACCGGGCAATGGTGTTAGGGTGCTAGGCTGCAGATTGGGTATTGATGAGCTCAGGCTGCCAATTTGGTCAAGGTGCAGGTAGGGGTGCTGGCGTTACCTAATTCACGAAGAATCATtctgtgacgaacccctgtacagaacctctgaaagggatacgggttgaaggtaacttctgacaattggttcggtgcagctaaacagtgcacaacaagatgtctcaatgtaaacacaagataccgtgagTACAAgtgtgaattgcatactgcggaactatctacgagctatctagttcctccgtatatatagaccttaAATCCCTAAGTACCTCCGTACCTGGATCACTCCCGCTCACCAGCGGTCGGTGGTGATCCTCTGGCGCtcaccacgctcaccagGTGATCGTGGTGATCCGGCTCACCTTTGCCAAGCAGTGAGTCCCCTCTGACCCTGCAGCCTTGCCGTCGTGTCTCCTTCCTCCGATTGGTAGACCCGGTTAGCTGCAGTCCCCACCTGGCCTTGCTATATGGTTGGTCTGTGACACGATGCTCCCCCTCGACGTCTTTCGTCCCGAAAGattcgtcgtcgttgtcctTATACCCTTAGCGCTGCTGCTTCCTTCTGCGCGTAAGTaacccctctccttctccttcttcgtgaGCCTGCCCCGGTATGCCTAACGATGTCGGGCCGCGTAGAGAAACGCTACCGCGATACTGCCCACGAACGAACAGTCCTTTCCGCCTCGGTCGATCAGGACGGCGTCGAAATTATGCCTTGCTCTCGTTGTTGGCGCGCGAAACCTCAAGGGCGCTGTGTCATAAAGGAAGGGTCGAACTGTTGTTCAAACTGCGTTCGATTGGGCAAGTCGTGTGATGGGCCGAACGTGGCTGATTCTTGTGGGTGCCTGGATTCTGGGCGATGGTTCTTTTCTTACTAACGGTTGTAGTGATTAAAAACTTATCGGAGCAAAAGAAAATCGATGAGGAAATAGCCGCGAAAGAGAATCTATTAGCGGAGACGCTGAGCTCCTTGACTCGTCTACGCAAGCAGCGCGAGTCGATGCGTGATTGGGGTGCAGAGCTCTTTCGTCGGGGAATGGAGTCGTTAGACGAACTGGACGCCTTAGCGCCCCCCTCGCCCGAGCCTGCAGACCCACTGGGCGAGCAATCCCTGGTCGGCCAAGCCCAGTCGTTGGGTGCCTTCAGTGgaactcctccaacttctcaGGGCAGTTGAGGTTCGTAGCTGGCTCCCACGAGTTGTCCGTAGCCGGGTAGTCCAACCAGCTAACTAGATACTCCAGTTGTTTGTTATTAATGCGAGAGTCCAACACTTCTTCCACATCGtactcctcttcttcgtcctcggcTTCTATCTGTGTGTCTGGGCTGGCCGCCCGTGGTGCCGGTTCTAAGAGTGAAATGTGAAAGGTGTTGGATCACAGTCGCATAGTGTCTGGGAGTCTGAGCTTGAAAGCCGTTTCCGATACTTTTTCTTCGACCGTAAAAGGTCCCACTCTCCTGTGGGCCAGCTTCTTGCTAGGTCTTTTGGTGCGTAAATTGCGTGTGGAAAGGAATACCATGTTCCCCCCCTTAAGGCGAGGTCCCTCGAGCCTTTTGGTGTTATAGTATTTCCGCATCCTTtccctcacaaactccaGTTCTTGCTTGAGCTTGCCGTGGAGCATGTGTAGCTTGTCTGCCTTGACCCCAGCCCTGGGTACCTCCACATCTGGTCCCTGCCGTAGGTCTGCTTCATATCCAAAGTTTGCGAAGAACGGCGTGGCCTTGGTCGTCTCTGTTGGCGATGTGTTGTATGCCAACTGTGCCGTAGGCAACAGTTCAACCCAATTGTCTTGCTCGAAATTGATGTAATTCCGTAGGTACTGTTCCACAATTTGGTTGAGCCGTTCCGTCTGACCGTCCGTCTGAGGGTGGTAGGCCGAAGACGCCTTACTCACTACCCCTAGCCTCGTCATCAAcgtgttacgccccaagcgtaatactcccgtacaggaaccactgggtggtacccgaggtgctggggcacctcggccaatcattgggccagggatggaaagacccataagcccccatacgaccaatcaggaggtgctcagtctgatcagtggccaagaccactgagcacactgagcacattgatcatgaaaggttgctcagtctgctcagccgccaagaccactgagcacactgagcaaggtacaaagatacttcagaaatatatgtagatagcttgacataaataggggggagcgccgggcgctccccgtgtcgaggaatctgattcctcatgcaagcaattcaagttcatttgtctacaatctactctcagtagctctttgttagaacaacctgttgttgacagtgaacccgtgtctgagacgcttgtcacaaccttcgatcatcctgtcatattcacctctggcgtactgccttgcagtctgtatccattcctggtgcaggttgtaacacaaCGCTCTCCAAAACTTCGATACGAACTTGGTGTCGCGGTCCGTGATAAACTCCTTTGGCCATGTGTGTGTTGCTGTGACATGCCGTAGTACCACATCCGCTAGCTGCTCTGCCGACCAGGTCTCCTTGTAAGGCAAGAAGTATGCCCACTTCGTAAGCCTGTCGACCACTGTCAATATACTGTCGTACTTGACGCCGGTTGCCGTGTCCTTTGACTCTGGTAatttggtgatgaagtccatcGTAACTGAACTCCATGGTCGTTCCGCTACTGGTAGTGGCTCCAGAAATCCGTAAGGCTTGTGCCTCGCAACCCTTGTTCTCTCGCACGTGTGGCATGACTGGATGGCTTCTTTGACGTCGTCCTTGATCCTTGGCCAGTCAAAGTGctgcttgatcttttccATGGTCTTTGCAATACCCATGTGTCCTCCGAGCTTCGACCCGTGAATATCCATCACCAGTGTCGTCCTGTCACCTGGCTTCACGTACGCTCGATTCTTACACCACAGTCTTCCCTGACTGTCCTTTTGGATGCCCTGTGGCTCCAACTCTTCCTGCCAGTATTGCTCTGTGATATCGTTGCCCAACTTCCCTTGGTACTTGCTGGAGGTGGCTTGCTCACGATACACTGCGCAACACTCCATCCACGGCTGAAGTGGATGCTTGAGAGTGCCGTCTGGCGTCTCCTCgagtagtggtggtgactcTCTGGGTGCATCCTTGTGGTGGTCGGCTCGCCGGCTAAGTGCGTCTGCCCTGGCGTTTTCCGAACCCTTCTTGTAGTTGATCTGGAAATTAAATTCCGAGAGAAACTCTGACCATCGCGTCTGCCGTGCGTTGAGGACCTTCGTAGTGGTGAAGTATCGCAGGTTCTTGTGATCCGTGTAGACCTGTACTTTGTAGTTGGTGCCACTGAGATATGGCCTCCACTCCTCGAACGcttcgatgatggcgagTAGCTCCTTATCGTGGATTGGGTAGTTCTGGCGTGCCCCTTCTAGCTTCTTCGAAAAGAAGGCTACCGGGTGTAGTTTTCCGTCGTCATCTCGCTGTCCCAATTGTCCACCGATCGCATAGTCTGATGCAtcagcctcgacctcgaatGGTCGACTGGGGTCTGGCAATTTGAGCACCGGGTCCTTCAAAATAGCCTCTTTTAGCTCCTGAAAGGcctgctcttcttcctgccCCCACCAGAACTCCACGTCCTTCTTGGTCAAGTGGTTGAGTGGCCGCGCAATGCCTGCGTAGCCCCGGATGAACATTCGATAGAAATTTGTAAACCCCAAGAATTCCCTGACGTGTGTCTGTGACTGCGGCGTAGGCCAGTCCTTGACTACCGCAATTTTCCCAGGTTCCATGCGAACCTCACCTGGCGATATCGGATATCCCAGATATACTGTCTTTTGCACGTGGAACTCGCTCTTCTCCTTATTAACTGAGAGTCCGGCTCCGTGTAGCGCGTCGAGTATCTCTCGTACGTGTCGCTTGTGCTCCTCCAGAGTGCGTGAGTAGATAAGAACGTCGTCGAGATAGCACACTGCTGTCTTGTCGAGGTACTTCCGCATCGTATGGTCAACGAGAGATTGGAACGTCGCGGGCGCATTGGTCAACCCGAATGGCATTACGCGATACTCGAAACGCTGTCttccattcatccccttcttTGATCCGTATATGGGCGTACCCGACAGGCATATCCAAGCGTGTGAAGTATCGCGCCCCAGCTAGTTGACTCCGTAACCTAGATATCAACGGTAGCGGGTAGCTGTTTTTCACCGTCTCGTTATTCAGCTGGCGGTAGTCCACACACAGTCGCAAGCCACCGTCCTTCTTCGGCACGAAGAACACGGGGTATCCTGCTGGCGATGTGGACTCCCTGATATGTCCTCTCTTCAAATTCTCGTCCAAATACTTCCGTAACTCCTCACTCTGCTTGTCTTTGGTGTGATAGACCTTAAATAGCCGTAGCTTGGCTCCTTCTTTTAACTTGATCTCGTGGTCCCACGGTCCTCGCTCTGGAAGCCCCTCCAAATGCTTGGCCGTGAAGGCTGGGTGTCCTCGATATTCCACCGGTACCGCCTTTTTCTTGCCTTTCTCCACGTTATTGTAATAGGCATACTTGTTGACCTCCGATATCTCCACCAACGTCGTTAACCCTACTTCTTCGATCTTGCCGCCTGTGTCGATGGAGTACACCATTACTTCTTGggctccttgcggtggtgcCGTGGAGGGTGCTTGTCCCGCACTCTGCTCCATGCGTTCTCCTGATCTTCCATCGTTGGCTGGATACTTCCAAGGTTTTCTTGGTCGTAGGTGGCCACCATCCCTCCAATCGATGTCTGGGTTGTAGTCTTCATGCCATGGTTGCCCTAGGATCATATCCTTCGAGGGTCCCATATCCACAATGTCGAATGTAACTGAAGTTGTTTTTCCTTCGACTGTAATGTCCAGAGGTAATGTTTCTCTGTAGACCTTTTGCTTCGGAAATGGTCCTTGTATAACGATCcattccttctttttcttccatgGTATTTTGGCCTGGTGCACGAACTGTGGCGAAATTAAGTTCGTCTCCGCACCTCCGTCTACCAGTGCCACCGCCTGGATATCCTTCCAGTGCGCTGTGACCCAGGGGCGTTTGTCTTTCTTGCCTCCTCTCTGTGCGGCAGCGACCTCACTGACGAGCATCGGGTCGTTGTCCCACACCTTCGCCTTACGCCGATGCTTCCGAAAATGCCGTTCGTGGTCCGTTAGAGGTTGCCGGCCCCCGCGAAGGGCCGCGAGTCGTTTCCCAAGCGGTTGTGTCGTTCAAGAGCGTCCTCCTGCTCCGGGTTGTCCAGCAACACGAAgtctttcaacc encodes the following:
- a CDS encoding hypothetical protein (EggNog:ENOG503PFHH), which codes for MDWPRVVNPILTIEDNDCLFEYDCLSTIVSKVLRNHGRETESIDLRSDGDWSHWFQSQIFAENLLEQPSKHQERSGYHILLCGAVEPAALEHVPTDLYYLPFSLPRWQRITKAFHLHDEICRAFTKSHEGGCATYLMHGYSLRMYTSAMSWDHQSWTSADSLAISSTYIEASKLTVAVIFGCSEQQMARVDELLASCPEVKSHPLLTVGIFAELHKDRMQEIVKKAIYECTAAITDLKLDRDAPPLVKRDFKLNRKLRNWRLKMKMAEEEVRTTKGLLQKMITQVEEEEQLQSFQYDGEFATSTRRFKQRFMEIEIELDALMARCRMMFDDMTYSEELFMNELLSDDAERARDQAKISTVIAFVAMLYLPITAVATISLCRFSISKTTGEISTSERQRLRKFPINRQSYLHTSGCT
- a CDS encoding hypothetical protein (EggNog:ENOG503PGB2), whose product is MSGRVEKRYRDTAHERTVLSASVDQDGVEIMPCSRCWRAKPQGRCVIKEGSNCCSNCVRLGKSCDGPNVADSCGCLDSGRWFFSY